A genomic segment from Micromonospora echinaurantiaca encodes:
- a CDS encoding DUF6197 family protein: MNPTQNQHHIPGALADLSPADILRCAARYLELRGWTQGVYYAPSQDDNPFPPACVAGAIAVAVYGHRIPVPHEHKNPAAARGYSRTLDALTCHLDTAGPDPARPYHEGDLDTDPFEWNDRPGRTAEQVISTLRAAADDYDWSHATEDDLETYADACVWAEKRPTREGFLAWLGAR, from the coding sequence ATGAACCCTACCCAAAACCAGCACCACATCCCCGGCGCGCTGGCCGACCTGAGCCCGGCCGACATCCTGCGCTGCGCCGCCCGCTACCTCGAACTCAGGGGCTGGACGCAAGGCGTCTACTACGCCCCGAGTCAGGACGACAACCCGTTCCCGCCGGCCTGCGTGGCTGGCGCGATCGCCGTAGCCGTCTACGGCCACCGCATCCCCGTTCCGCACGAGCACAAGAACCCCGCCGCCGCTCGCGGCTACTCCCGCACCCTCGACGCCCTGACCTGCCACCTGGACACCGCCGGCCCGGACCCGGCCCGGCCCTACCACGAGGGTGACCTCGACACCGACCCGTTCGAGTGGAACGACCGCCCCGGCCGCACCGCCGAGCAGGTCATCTCCACCCTGCGCGCTGCTGCCGACGACTACGACTGGTCGCACGCCACCGAGGACGACCTCGAAACCTACGCCGATGCCTGCGTGTGGGCGGAAAAGCGCCCCACCCGTGAGGGCTTCCTCGCCTGGCTCGGTGCCCGATGA